A region of the Candidatus Melainabacteria bacterium genome:
AAATTGCCGCTTCCAACTCGGGCAGAGCAACTGACTTCTCATCCAGCGAAAGAAGCATATTCGAGACATATAGAGACAGGCAATCGACAAGGCACACCGAGGTAATTTCGGGAATCTCGGAAACAGCGCGATGAACCGCCAACGGCACTTCAATTGTCTTCCAGGACTGCGGACGACGGGCACGATGTCGTTTTATTCTCTCGACTGCCTCAGTATCTTCGGCAATTTCCTCCATAGTGGCGACGTATAGAACCGGGCCGCCATCAGCGTTTGCCAGCGACTCGGCGAATGCAGACTTGCCGGAACGCGCACCGCCCGTGATGAGCGTCAAATTCTTGACATCAAGCAACGGACTCACAGTTTCCACTTTCTGATCACTCCAAAACCTTGCCTAAGCTGCATGAAAAGCCTATTCTATAAGTCGAGTCTGGGGAATTCAAACAGAATATGCCAAAAAAGACCATCAAACAAGTCGCTACCGACAGCAATGAGTATGCAGCAATCGGCGACCGTGCCGTGTTGGAGATGTACCAGGCATTCATGGCCGGCTATGTCAAAAGGATAAATGATGCTACCTTCGGAGTCACCATAGGTGGAGTCAGGATCGGATCAGCAAAATATACGCGATTGGCACAAATAAATTTACGCAGCCGAGTGATCACATTCTCACGCTTCGCCGTCGAAAATGTTCCCGAAAGAGGCAGACGCTATCTTGTGCTTCACGAACTCGCACACGTCAAGGAATTCAATCACAATTCGAAATTCTGGGCACACGTAGAACGCTTTGAGCCTGAATACAGAAAAGTGGGTAAGGCATTGCAGTCGGCTTTTTCAAAGAATGTCAGAGAAGAGCAACAAAAGAGGGTTCTCGAACTCCTTAAAAATCCAGTCGACGGACAGCTCGAGACATCAGCGAAGATTCTCGGCGCCCGATTGATGAACAACAGAACCATCGAATCGCTCCTCCTTACCTCTCGATCTGAGGAATATTTGGGCGAAGAAGAAGCGGGCGAGAGTTACGAATGTATGGAAGACGAATTCAGCCTGTGGGACGACAGCCACCACGGCACCATAAATGGTGGCTCAGA
Encoded here:
- a CDS encoding DUF45 domain-containing protein, translated to MPKKTIKQVATDSNEYAAIGDRAVLEMYQAFMAGYVKRINDATFGVTIGGVRIGSAKYTRLAQINLRSRVITFSRFAVENVPERGRRYLVLHELAHVKEFNHNSKFWAHVERFEPEYRKVGKALQSAFSKNVREEQQKRVLELLKNPVDGQLETSAKILGARLMNNRTIESLLLTSRSEEYLGEEEAGESYECMEDEFSLWDDSHHGTINGGSDDDQE
- a CDS encoding bifunctional adenosylcobinamide kinase/adenosylcobinamide-phosphate guanylyltransferase; amino-acid sequence: MLDVKNLTLITGGARSGKSAFAESLANADGGPVLYVATMEEIAEDTEAVERIKRHRARRPQSWKTIEVPLAVHRAVSEIPEITSVCLVDCLSLYVSNMLLSLDEKSVALPELEAAIFTAAADLLESMKSKPTTHFIVVTNEVGWGIVPQHKLARTYRDLLGLVNQQFAACAGQVWLSCVGLQIKLK